The genomic region TTAAGCTTCGGTCCTGGATTTACAGCACAACGTATTTTATTGGAATGGTAAGAGAATTTGAAGGGAAATATGGAATTATTTTAGGTGGTAGTAGTGGCCTAGGCTATGCCAGTGCTTTAAAACTCGCACAGCATGGTATGAACTTAATCATTTTTTATCGTGCTTCAAGAATGCAATTACCTGAAATAGAAGAACGATTCAGTAAAATTAAAGAACAAAACATTTCACTATTTACCATCAATACTGATGCTACTAGAGAAGACCGATTAGATAGTAATATCCATCAGATAAAGGAATTACTAGAAAATCAGCCCATTTATTTGTTATTACATAGTATTTCTAAAGGTAATTTAAAGCCTATGACTGGTGAGTCCGTACTAAGCTCTGGTGATTTTCAACAAACGATTTATTCTATGGGAATCAGCTTATATAGTTGGGTTTCTAGATTGCAACAAGAACAGTTATTTGCTCAACCAGCACGTGTCATTAGTTTTACAAGTGAAGGAAACACTAAACCTATGATAGGTTATGCAGCTGTAAGTGCCGCTAAAGCAACGCTTGAAGCGATAAACAGAAACATAGCGCTAGAATTTGCACCATTTAATATTACCGCTAACTGTATTCAAGCTGGTGTGACTGATACTGAAAGTTTAAAACGCATTCCTATGTATGATCAACTGAAATCAGAAAGTTTAAAACGTAATCCTAATCAAAGATTGACTATGCCTGAAGATGTTGCAAATGCTGTGTATTTATTAGCACGCAAAGAATCACAATGGATGACGGGTAATGTGTTAAAAGTAGATGGTGGTGAGTTTCTACAATAACCACTTTAATAAATCATAAATACCTGTCATATAAATTATTAATATACTTGACATAAAGTAATAAATTAACCTATGCTATTAAATGATTTTGATAAAATAGTCGCTAACTTACCCTATGGAGATGGATTCAAATTTGTGGACCATATCCTAGAGATGGATGAAGAACATGTGATAGGTGTGTATCGCTTTCGCGAAAGCGAATACTTCTACAAACATCACTTTATCAATAATTCTATCACGCCAGGTGTCATTCTAATAGAATGCATGGCACAAATAGGACTAGCTTGTCTAGGTTCTCACTTAATGCGTGAAGAAAGCGGAAACTTAGATGTTGTTTTTACTGAAAATCATATTGTTTTTAATAATACTGTAAAACCAGGAACGGTAGTCATAGTAAGTGCTAAGAAAGAATATTTCCGTTTTGGGAAACTAAAATGTTTAGTCCAAATGGTGGATGAAAACGAGCAGAAAATTGCTGAAGGTTGGGTGAGTGGTATGATTATAAACGCTCAGAATACTGGTAACAATGATTAATTCAAGATTAAAAAGAGTGGTTGTAACAGGATTAGGTGTCGTAGCTCCTAATGCCACAACTGTCTCTGATTTCTATCAAGCATTACTTTCTGGAACTAGCGGATTGAGATTTGACCAGCAATTAGCAGATTTAAACTTCGGTTGTCAGGTTTCAGGAACTCCACAACTGACAAAAAAACAAATCGCTGATAATTTTACACCACTACAACTTAGAGGTCTTAAGGCTAGCGGATTAGTTTACGGCGTAATTGCCGGAAAAGATGCTTTTAAAGATGCTGGACTAGAAGTAGCTGGTAAGGAAGAAACTCTTGAAGATTTTGGAATCATCATGGGAACTGGACAAAGTGGTGGTGAGAAATTTAGAGAAGCAATTCATTTAATTGATGATGGTCGTGTACGCAGGTTAGGTAGCACAAGTGTTATTCAAACCATGACTAGTGGTATAAGTGCTTGGTTATCTGGTGAGATAGGTGCTGGTAATCTAGTGACAAGTAATTCTAGTGCTTGTTGCACAGGAACAGAAGCCTTTATAATGGGTTATGAGCGCATTGCTTATGGACGTGCTCAACAAATGTTAGTAGGTTCTACTAGTGATTCTGGACCCTATATTTGGGGTGGATTTGATGCTATGCGTATCTTACCAACAGGCTATAACGATCGACCACATCTAGCGAGTAGAGCATTTTCTAACGATGCTGCTGGCTTTGTACC from Nonlabens arenilitoris harbors:
- a CDS encoding SDR family oxidoreductase, whose translation is MVREFEGKYGIILGGSSGLGYASALKLAQHGMNLIIFYRASRMQLPEIEERFSKIKEQNISLFTINTDATREDRLDSNIHQIKELLENQPIYLLLHSISKGNLKPMTGESVLSSGDFQQTIYSMGISLYSWVSRLQQEQLFAQPARVISFTSEGNTKPMIGYAAVSAAKATLEAINRNIALEFAPFNITANCIQAGVTDTESLKRIPMYDQLKSESLKRNPNQRLTMPEDVANAVYLLARKESQWMTGNVLKVDGGEFLQ
- a CDS encoding 3-hydroxyacyl-ACP dehydratase FabZ family protein, with the translated sequence MLLNDFDKIVANLPYGDGFKFVDHILEMDEEHVIGVYRFRESEYFYKHHFINNSITPGVILIECMAQIGLACLGSHLMREESGNLDVVFTENHIVFNNTVKPGTVVIVSAKKEYFRFGKLKCLVQMVDENEQKIAEGWVSGMIINAQNTGNND
- a CDS encoding beta-ketoacyl-[acyl-carrier-protein] synthase family protein; the encoded protein is MINSRLKRVVVTGLGVVAPNATTVSDFYQALLSGTSGLRFDQQLADLNFGCQVSGTPQLTKKQIADNFTPLQLRGLKASGLVYGVIAGKDAFKDAGLEVAGKEETLEDFGIIMGTGQSGGEKFREAIHLIDDGRVRRLGSTSVIQTMTSGISAWLSGEIGAGNLVTSNSSACCTGTEAFIMGYERIAYGRAQQMLVGSTSDSGPYIWGGFDAMRILPTGYNDRPHLASRAFSNDAAGFVPGSGAGAMILEELESALNRGATIYGEVLGGSLNSGGHRGQGSMTAPNGDAVQKCIQQAIFNSDITSTEIDAINGHVTATGKDAYEIQNWVEGLELKNHFPYLNSYKSTIGHCLAAAGSIELVGAILQLKHQQIFANLNITELHKDIKAIYPNNKVPIKNVYTKIDVLIKASFGFGDINAAVVLKKWEN